In Chloroflexota bacterium, the genomic window GAACGGCTGCTCAGCGTCCCGCTGGAGACCCAAGCACCTGGCTGAACGCCGAGACGGCGCGCGCGATCTCCGCTCGTCCGATCCCGTAGTGAGTGACGAGTCGGATGCGGGGAAAGCCGCCGGCCGAGATCTTGACGCCGAGCGCTTGAAGCGCGGACACGAGGCGCGCCGGGTCGACGTCGGGCCGATCGACGCGCGCGAACACGATGTTCGTTTCTACGGTGTCGGGGTCGACGTCCAGGCCGGGGATGTCGGAGAGCCCCTCCGCAAGGGCCCGAGCGTTGGCGTGGTCCTCCGCCAGCCGCTCGATCATCTCGTTGAGGGCGACGATGCCCGCGGCGGCGATGATGCCCGCCTGGCGCATGCCGCCACCCAGCAGCTTTCGATTCCGACGCGCCTCACGAACGAAGTCGGCGTCGCCCACGACTACCGAGCCCACTGGGCATGCGAGACCTTTGGACAGGCAAAAAGAGAGCGAGTCCGCGCACGCCGCGAGGGCGCTCACCGGAACACCGAGGGCCACCGCGGCGTTGAAAAGCCGCGCGCCGTCCAGGTGGAGCGCGACGCCCCGTCGTCGAGCGAGCCGCTGAACCTGCTCGAGGTAGCTCAGGGGCAGAACGCGCCCGCCGGCGACGTTGTGCGTGTCTTCGAGAGAGATCAGGCTGATCCGCGCCAGGTGGTCGTCGTCGGGAAGAAAGCACGCGTCGATCTGATCGATGGGGATCTGCCCCGAGGGGAGATCGTCGAGCGGATGCGGGTAGATCCCCCCGATAGCGGACATCCCGCCCTGCTCCTGGACGTACATGTGCGACGTGGCGCCGAGAATCACCTCGTGGCCGCGGCCACAGTGCGTCAACAGGGCAATGAGGTTGCCCATGGTACCGGAGGCGACGAAGAGCGCCGCGTCCTTCCCGCACCGCTCCGCGGACATCTCCTCTAAGCGGTTAACCGTCGGGTCCTCGCGGTACACGTCATCGCCCACCTCGGCGTCAGCCATGGCGCGGCGCATGGCTGGCGTGGGAAGGGTCACGGTATCGCTGCGGAGGTCGACGATATCAGTCACAATCGGTCACAGGCCAGCGGCGTACTCACGCGGCATGATTCCCAGGCGGGGACGTCCGCTCAAACTATACCGTGGCGCCGCGCAGCTCAGCCGCCGCCTCTTGAATCGACGTCGCGATCGCTGGGTAGCACCCGCAGCGGCAGATGTTTCCGATCAGCCAGTGGGCGATCTCGTCGTACGTCGGCGAGGGGTTGGCGCTCAGGAGAGCAGCGGCCGCCATGAGCTGGCCCGGGGTGCAGTAGCCGCACTGGGCGGCGACGTTGCGGATGAACGCCTTCTGGAGCGGGTGCAGCTCCCCGCCCCTGGCGAGGCCTTCGACCGTGGTCACCGATCGGCCGTCGACTTCAAACGCGAGGAAGTTGCAGGCGCTGACCACCCCGCCGTCCACGAGCACGGTGCACGCGCCACAGACCTCGGACTCGCACCCGCGCTTCGTGCCGGTGAGGCCGACCCGGTCCCGGAGGAAATCGAGAAGCACTTCTTCGACTGGAACGTCGCCCGACCACGGCACGCCATTCACCGTGACATTCACGCGCGCCGTCTCCAGCGTGCGAACACCGCGTTCAGTTTCCTCCATGCTGCGTCCTTCCGTTCGTGGCCGCGGCCTGCTCGATGGCGCGTTGCAGCAGAACGCGAGCGATGGTGATCTTGTAGGATGCCGAGCCGAGCAAGTCCCCAACGGGCTCTAGTCGCTCGGCGAGATAGGCGCTCGACTCGCCGATGACGCGCTGCGCCTCCGCGACCGTCGTGCCGACAACCCGTTCCTCGAGGTCAGAGAGGCGGATCGCCTTCGGACCGACGCAGCCGACCGCCAGCCGCGCCTCGGAAAGGCGACCGTTGGGCGCGAGCGACGCCGCGGCCGCGACGTTCACCGTGGGACGCGAGAAGCGCTCGACGCGCAGGAAGGCGGCATTCCAGCCCGCCGGAAGCGGGGTCGCCTCGATGGACGTGAGAAGCTCCCCCGAATTGACCGCCGTTTCGTAGGTTCCGACGAGAAATTCTGCCAGGGGCAGCGTACGCTCACCCGCCGAGCTGCTGATCGTCACCGATGCGCCATAGATCAGGAGGGCCGTGCCGGGATCGGCATGCGGATCCGCGAAACAGAGATTGCCGCCCAATGTGCCCTGGTTCCGCACCCGCGTGTTCCCTACGTGGTGCTCGGCATCCGCAAGGGCGGGTAGGCGTTCGCGGATCGTTGGATCCGACTCCAGCCGGCGATGCGTCACCGCCGCGCCGATTCTCACCGTTGATCCATTTGCTTCGATGACATCGAGGCCAGCGATCCGCTTGATGTTGACGAGGTAGTCGGGCTGGAGGAGGCCCTGCCGCATCAATAGGAGCAGCTCGGCGCCTCCGGCATAGACGGACGCCTGTTCACCGAGGCGCTCCAACTCCGCGGTCGCTTCTCGGATAGACGTAGGATGGACGACGCGAAAAGGGCTGAGCACCGTCGCTCCGGACGCTGGGAATCGACCGAAGATACTAACCCAAGCGGCGATCCGAATCCAGCGCTCACGTCACGAACATCACCGGATGCCGGTGCGGCATCCAGCAACGGCCTCGATCGCGTCACGCCATCTCGTAATGCTCGGCTTTGCCCAGGCCAGCCCGCAAATCGTTCCCGACCGGAGGCCTGGTGCGGTTCAGCTCGGCGTGCGCGGCGAGGCTGGCCTCGTCCGTCCATCGCTCAACGAGCAGCAGCTTGTCCGGGTTCTCGGTGTTCTGGAAGAGGTCGAATTGTTCGCAGCCGGGCTCCTTGCGCACCTCGGCGTGGCGCTCAGCCCGCGCCCGAACGAGCTCGTTGCCCTTTCCCGGCAGCGCGTCGATGGCCACGATGACTCTGATGGGCATTGCGGTACCCTCCCAGCCAATATTCACTCGAGCCCCTTCTGGGCGCCCCACAGCATACTGCTACGTTTGCAGCTCGCGCACCAGCGGGGCGAGCGCCTCCACCTCGCTGGTCCAGTCGTCCGGCTCATCAGCAGGTCGGAGCACGAGCTTGGAGATCCCAGCGTTCACGAACTCCTGGAGACGCTCGCGAATAGCCGCCAGTCCAACGGGCACGAGGAGGGAAGCCTCGACGTCCGGACGCCGCGCGGCGAGGGCCTCCAGCACGGCCCGCCCAGGCGGACGCAGGGCATAGACCAGCATGGCGCCGAAGTGCTCGGGATCGATTCGTCGATCCGCGGCCTCGGCCGCCTCGCAGACGATTGTCCGTCCCTGTACAGCCTCGGCCACCGTGCAGAAGCTCGGCAGCCAGCCATCGCCGACACGGCCAATGCGCCGGAGCGCCGCCGGCGCGAGTCCGCCGAGCCAGACGTCGATGGGGTGCTGGACCGGCCGCGGCAACACTGTGAGCCCGCGATAGTGGAATCGCGGCCCGTCGTGGTCGACGCGCTCCTCGGTCCACAGCCGCCGCAAAAGCGGGACCACCTCCTCCACCCATGCGCCTCGCTCGCGCGATTCGATACCGAAGGCCCGATGCTCGCGCGCGTCGGATGCGCCGAGACCGACGGCCACGAGCAGCCGTCCGTCGGAGAGTCGATCGAGGCTCGCAACCTGCTTCGCCACGACGATCGGATTTCGGCCGGGCAGGACCAGCACGCTCGTGCCCAGCTTCAACCGGCGCGTCTGCCCGGCCGCGACGGCGAGTCCGATGAGGGGATCCGGCGCGGCGCCCGTCAGCCGGTCCGACAACCAGAGCGAGTCGAACCGCAGACGATCGAGATCCCGGGCGACCGCGCCCAGGCGGGACGGATCGCGGAGTCCCTGCGTTCCGAGGGCATAACCGATGCGAACCTTCATGTTCCCGCAGCCATCGCGCGATTGCGCGCGCACCGGTTTCGCTCTCACCGGCACCGGCTAGACAACGCGCCACGGACATCATAGCCGCTGCAAGCTCGCATCCAGTCGCGCAACGACCCGGCGGGACGAGCCGCCGCTGCTGGCTGCCCACGCCGCGCCGGCTACCTCACGCCATTGACCGATAGGACCACCTCGGCCATACTTCGTCCCGCTGAACCAAGCGGTCAGGCCACATCAGCCGGGCGCAGATGGCGCCAACGACCGACTTCGGAGGGCGGATGGAACTTCGCGCTCGCAGGATCGCGCTTCGCGCGTCGCTCGGCACTCTCGCGCTGCTGCTTCTCGCCGTGGCGCCGATCGACCGATGGCAAGGCAGCGGCACGCCCTCACCGCGGGCGCGCGCCCAAGGGAGCAACGTCCTGTTTGTTCTGACTGACGATATGCGCCTCGACGAGCTGCAGTACATGCCCCACGTGCGGCAGCTCGTCGCGGAGCAGGGAATGAGCTTCGACTCCGAATTCGACAATGTGACCCTTTGCTGTCCGGCGCGCGCGTCTATCCTTCGAGGCCAGTATTCGCACAACACCGGGGTGCTCACCAATGGCGGTGAGAACGGCGGCTTCGAGTCAGCGTACTCGAGCCATTTGGAAGCCTCAACCATCGCCACGGCGATGCACGATGCGGGATACGCGACGGGACTCTTCGGGAAGTACCTGAACGGCTATCCCAATACCGCGAGCTCGGCGTACATCCCGCCGGGCTGGGACTCGTGGGCCAGCGCGTCCAGAGGAAACCCGTACAGCGAGTACAACTACACCCTCAACCAGAATGGGAGCCAGGTTCGCCACGGCCGCGATCCGGCAGATTACGGCACAGACGTCTACGTTCACTTGACCGAGTCGTTCATCTCGGACGCGATTGCGAGGGGCAAGCCGTTCTTCGCCTATCTCGCCGTATATGCTCCCCACTCGCCAGCGACGCCCGCGCCCCAGGATGTGGACGCATTTCCCGGATTGCAGGCGCCACGCGACGCGTCATTCAACGAGGCGGACGTCAGCGACAAGCCGGCGTACATTCAGCGGCTGCCCCTCTTGAGCCAGCGACAGCAGCGGAACATCGACAATCTCGCGC contains:
- the ltaE gene encoding low-specificity L-threonine aldolase encodes the protein MTDIVDLRSDTVTLPTPAMRRAMADAEVGDDVYREDPTVNRLEEMSAERCGKDAALFVASGTMGNLIALLTHCGRGHEVILGATSHMYVQEQGGMSAIGGIYPHPLDDLPSGQIPIDQIDACFLPDDDHLARISLISLEDTHNVAGGRVLPLSYLEQVQRLARRRGVALHLDGARLFNAAVALGVPVSALAACADSLSFCLSKGLACPVGSVVVGDADFVREARRNRKLLGGGMRQAGIIAAAGIVALNEMIERLAEDHANARALAEGLSDIPGLDVDPDTVETNIVFARVDRPDVDPARLVSALQALGVKISAGGFPRIRLVTHYGIGRAEIARAVSAFSQVLGSPAGR
- a CDS encoding FAD binding domain-containing protein, giving the protein MLSPFRVVHPTSIREATAELERLGEQASVYAGGAELLLLMRQGLLQPDYLVNIKRIAGLDVIEANGSTVRIGAAVTHRRLESDPTIRERLPALADAEHHVGNTRVRNQGTLGGNLCFADPHADPGTALLIYGASVTISSSAGERTLPLAEFLVGTYETAVNSGELLTSIEATPLPAGWNAAFLRVERFSRPTVNVAAAASLAPNGRLSEARLAVGCVGPKAIRLSDLEERVVGTTVAEAQRVIGESSAYLAERLEPVGDLLGSASYKITIARVLLQRAIEQAAATNGRTQHGGN
- a CDS encoding sulfatase, whose product is MELRARRIALRASLGTLALLLLAVAPIDRWQGSGTPSPRARAQGSNVLFVLTDDMRLDELQYMPHVRQLVAEQGMSFDSEFDNVTLCCPARASILRGQYSHNTGVLTNGGENGGFESAYSSHLEASTIATAMHDAGYATGLFGKYLNGYPNTASSAYIPPGWDSWASASRGNPYSEYNYTLNQNGSQVRHGRDPADYGTDVYVHLTESFISDAIARGKPFFAYLAVYAPHSPATPAPQDVDAFPGLQAPRDASFNEADVSDKPAYIQRLPLLSQRQQRNIDNLARRRAQSLQAVDRGVSDLVGLLAREGQLEHTYIIFTSDNGFHLGQHRMPSGKMTAYETDIHLPLLIRGPGVPAGSHVAAITGNVDLAPTIAEIGGATMTDDPDGRSLVPFLTASPAPDPSGGPDLIMPPDGWRHAYLLEHWTATSTRQDRSGAAELEPDDPDQGGSAPGDDPSERRPPAIPRIPEFQGLRTATYTYVEYETGERELYDLTADPDELNNVATSADPALLDALHRQLDELRSCAGAACRVAEKQRSDGRTAGAPLASR
- a CDS encoding antibiotic biosynthesis monooxygenase family protein, translating into MPIRVIVAIDALPGKGNELVRARAERHAEVRKEPGCEQFDLFQNTENPDKLLLVERWTDEASLAAHAELNRTRPPVGNDLRAGLGKAEHYEMA
- a CDS encoding TIGR03619 family F420-dependent LLM class oxidoreductase; amino-acid sequence: MRAQSRDGCGNMKVRIGYALGTQGLRDPSRLGAVARDLDRLRFDSLWLSDRLTGAAPDPLIGLAVAAGQTRRLKLGTSVLVLPGRNPIVVAKQVASLDRLSDGRLLVAVGLGASDAREHRAFGIESRERGAWVEEVVPLLRRLWTEERVDHDGPRFHYRGLTVLPRPVQHPIDVWLGGLAPAALRRIGRVGDGWLPSFCTVAEAVQGRTIVCEAAEAADRRIDPEHFGAMLVYALRPPGRAVLEALAARRPDVEASLLVPVGLAAIRERLQEFVNAGISKLVLRPADEPDDWTSEVEALAPLVRELQT
- a CDS encoding (2Fe-2S)-binding protein, producing MEETERGVRTLETARVNVTVNGVPWSGDVPVEEVLLDFLRDRVGLTGTKRGCESEVCGACTVLVDGGVVSACNFLAFEVDGRSVTTVEGLARGGELHPLQKAFIRNVAAQCGYCTPGQLMAAAALLSANPSPTYDEIAHWLIGNICRCGCYPAIATSIQEAAAELRGATV